A region from the Salvia splendens isolate huo1 chromosome 15, SspV2, whole genome shotgun sequence genome encodes:
- the LOC121766557 gene encoding uncharacterized protein LOC121766557 — translation MHQVLGVVLNLHEVLLAMPAPVLDDCKDHRWKWFKGYLGALDGTHINFLVSNTYKPQFRSKKEQISTNTLVVCDRNMQFVYVLLGWEGSAGDSRVLRDAVTRVNGLKVPKGCYYWRDNGYTNSEGFLKPYRGVRYHLMEWAPGTDALQNAIELFNMRHSKAMNVIERVFVVLKMRSRILQRVFSYPIKMQIRLIMAWFMLHNFIRREMEIDPIEVEIDDDSLGVILQDDNGPAEFVEFVEPSNKWHKKA, via the exons ATGCACCAAGTGTTGGGTGTTGTTTTGAACCTCCATGAAGTTCTGCTGGCCATGCCAGCTCCAGTGTTGGATGATTGCAAGGACCATAGGTGGAAATGGTTTAAG GGCTACCTCGGTGCGTTGGATGGTACACACATTAACTTCTTAGTAAGTAATACATACAAACCACAGTTTCGTTCTAAGAAGGAGCAAATATCGACAAACACCCTTGTGGTTTGTGATCGGAACATGCAATTTGTCTATGTTTTACTTGGATGGGAGGGTTCGGCAGGTGACTCTCGAGTTTTGAGGGATGCTGTGACTCGGGTTAACGGTTTGAAGGTTCCAAAAG GGTGTTATTACTGGCGTGATAATGGCTACACGAATAGTGAAGGGTTCTTGAAACCTTACAGAGGAGTTCGCTATCATCTGATGGAATGGGCTCCAGGCACTGACGCCCTACAAAATGCTATCGAGTTGTTCAATATGCGCCACTCGAAAGCAATGAATGTAATTGAGAGGGTGTTTGTCGTACTAAAGATGCGTTCGAGGATCCTCCAGCGTGTATTCTCTTATCCAATTAAAATGCAGATTCGTCTAATAATGGCTTGGTTTATGTTGCATAACTTCATACGTCGTGAGATGGAAATAGATCCAATTGAAGTTGAAATAGACGATGACAGCCTCGGGGTGATTCTTCAAGACGACAACGGTCCTGCTgaatttgttgaatttgttgaGCCATCAAATAAGTGGCATAAAAAGGCATGA